One genomic window of Etheostoma spectabile isolate EspeVRDwgs_2016 chromosome 5, UIUC_Espe_1.0, whole genome shotgun sequence includes the following:
- the ela3l gene encoding elastase 3 like, whose amino-acid sequence MIPIVLASVLIASALGCGTPPIEPLTSRVVNGVDAKPHSWPWQISLQYKNNGEWRHTCGGSLIAANWVMTAAHCINSKFTYRVFVGKHNLGEEEAGSKAILAEKIIVHERWNPIFVAFGNDIALIKLSESVTLSDHVQLGCIPAAGTVLSNLYPCYITGWGRLSTGGPIADKLQQALMPVADHATCTQSDWWGVVIRTTMVCAGGDGIVAGCNGDSGGPLNCKNTEGTWEVHGIASFVSGLGCNYEKKPTVFTRVSAFNDWIDEVMMSN is encoded by the exons ATGATCCCCATTGTGCTGGCCTCAGTGCTCATTGCTAGCG CCCTTGGGTGCGGCACCCCACCCATCGAGCCCCTGACTTCCCGCGTGGTCAACGGAGTAGATGCCAAGCCCCACAGCTGGCCCTGGCAG aTCTCTCTACAGTATAAGAACAACGGTGAATGGAGACACACTTGTGGGGGATCTCTGATTGCTGCCAACTGGGTCATGACTGCTGCTCACTGCATCAA CTCCAAGTTCACCTACAGGGTGTTTGTGGGCAAACACAACCTAGGGGAGGAAGAGGCTGGTTCCAAGGCTATCCTGGCTGAGAAGATTATTGTCCATGAGAGATGGAACCCGATCTTTGTGGCCTTCGG AAATGATATCGCCCTGATCAAGCTGTCAGAGTCTGTGACTTTGAGCGACCATGTGCAGCTGGGATGTATCCCTGCTGCTGGCACTGTGCTGTCCAACCTCTACCCATGCTACATCACCGGCTGGGGCAGGCTGTCCA CCGGAGGTCCCATAGCTGATAAGCTGCAGCAGGCCTTGATGCCTGTGGCTGACCATGCCACCTGCACCCAGTCTGACTGGTGGGGTGTTGTTATCAGGACCACCATGGTGTGCGCCGGTGGGGATGGAATCGTGGCTGGTTGCAAC GGCGACTCAGGTGGCCCTCTAAACTGTAAGAACACCGAGGGCACCTGGGAGGTCCATGGCATTGCCAGCTTCGTCTCTGGCCTTGGCTGCAACTATGAGAAGAAACCCACTGTCTTCACCAGAGTCTCTGCTTTCAATGACTGGATCGACGAG GTTATGATGAGCAACTAA